A genomic stretch from Apis cerana isolate GH-2021 linkage group LG7, AcerK_1.0, whole genome shotgun sequence includes:
- the LOC107999356 gene encoding uncharacterized protein LOC107999356 isoform X1: MEPEQRGRTSRASSTSSLGREVRCGCQYYQSDSLLPERRALLGRPPSRTMQQPPAVRCSEHEYEPIAPPSSSPKPATAPVVRITDTDVVPVADSDDSIDDRARLPPELTRAGDVVLPLDGKIEDTAMEARELVETGDTSEELETPQQLQERLEERFLNAATPATDSRTDGEVNTSQVDSLALEELPLRRGARGLPQKLKTQAGKLRSRLRNIQRPTFAFSDRHKQEKGSGGRSDRSRAEKRPSRMDRIRSSLSERPKFMNLPSRPRLSLPDRSKFHLPERPRFNFSEKARFQLPDRARFNIKRPNIRLPSALTRSAKRSPPAHEQRSTESTIGSRKNIFDFSAYPRIFDKRSRNKGEYATSTPKESRAQSAESATFPRVRKKSDGLKWARGFDKTASYGDEQRRSSEETAAERSEPWRYPSMEEPRLSMSEGGAVAIPWEERRGEDEEFQYMDYEQESPETSDRQTPHLPTSDASRTEEESYTSKLKSYRHGEEEEEEEDAEKRAEGEWKAEKEIRREDFRPVPRSRSLEEVLHTREEARYEETFTAVDPRRYGVHKTPSEEEEYEEEMDEDEEPEPLSVQSDREQQHSSSSSCERRRHGVIEEIDSDEFFLRESGLSQGDMNFGKYLTGEIRDALRPERNVLADEEMVPIPPRRPARNRSLRKEKERSTESYDVTPPIRPNRARRSESTDEQVFRDRTRSDSRHRVVYQTEGEPAELPVEPLDDIVVLKPVRRKSRSLQRSQSQLAADFPRPPSPTPPVAPSRRKRSRKEPERRNGELVEAAICNGHAEWAGDAGKPVVSSSLSKMYSVRLDGQEEEVYMAEEIMATSEENIRKLATRLGEEEYMEPAPVPPKRRSRSRGTSVALDEDRTSHGAESLPEAGYAEEDIPRDDAESFEKELTGYAVIEKREKPPRPPPPRRKRDKFATAPRSNAPKRPQRAYSTLGPARSNESNIILTDDTYDVTLQATESTPYIEIDSDDGEHKDLRSSEVLSKMQGRPLPAPPRPPRSKKDKSMERSTRELREEIAMETTTATQTDPLPDDVVIEEEVTQAKLIVAPSISGSQIMVSTERIPSPSSMGGTPPVPPLPISQRLRKDEQQSEPAYDTVSLKSPSPSKEIQALEDRHLSAPHLGEPIHEQEPHLKSIRSALFSDEPVRISNLEVGDLRVDRLSVSQIEASKIVASEVDALVVTASELKNIEGMGESLSPSIIRELMAIRSHLETVTAFRIQGQREESKAIEAEQKTADIPVAEGQSVERKLDEETIVREIGEGEEKPKSEDQKVVKREVIQIKDIPSTRTLSIAQVENKESIHALTISQVESSDKDIPSTQSFSDVQNIQDKSLRILDTERPVSLSTGTAKEFNIKESHVSRPPFVTTTLEESTELRLSSDRVFEASDEPIDPTFDWKPPEFREFPTLERKDEETSSEISEKKTRKSRSRSPSPINISRTRQTASPVRSLPPVISVTPDTPDSVTSRGTSSEIQPQRAVISYTSFTDQSDRESQRESSHSPSCFALEGTHLIAFPASQIPSQFFSLASHRTDTEPSITDSTRQLIRVLRLAGLRAMRHFVNYMATMVGNEESREKIREVELTLCALLLLVAGLLIFYFSNPRTITHHHHWDYFNPPK; this comes from the exons ATGGAGCCGGAGCAACGTGGACGCACCTCGCGAGCGTCGTCGACGTCGAGCCTCGGCCGCGAGGTCCGTTGTGGCTGTCAGTACTACCAGAGCGACTCGCTTCTGCCGGAACGACGTGCTCTCCTCGGTAGACCGCCGTCCAGGACGATGCAGCAGCCACCTGCGGTCCGCTGCAG CGAGCACGAGTACGAACCGATCGCACcgccgtcgtcgtcgccgAAGCCGGCGACGGCGCCTGTCGTGCGAATCACCGACACGGATGTGGTGCCCGTCGCTGACAGCGACGACAGCATCGACGACCGGGCACGGCTACCTCCGGAGCTGACACGAGCCGGCGATGTTGTCCTTCCGTTGGACGGCAAAATCGAGGACACCGCGATGGAGGCTCGCGAGCTCGTCGAGACTGGCGACACCTCCGAGGAGCTGGAGACCCCGCAGCAGTTGCAAGAACGTCTCGAGGAGCGTTTCTTGAACGCCGCCACCCCGGCCACCGACTCCAGGACCGACGGCGAGGTCAACACCAGTCAA GTAGACTCGTTGGCGTTGGAGGAGCTTCCCCTTCGTCGGGGCGCCCGTGGCCTGCCCCAAAAGTTGAAAACGCAGGCTGGCAAGCTACGCTCCCGTCTGAGAAACATCCAACGGCCGACGTTCGCGTTCTCCGACCGACACAAGCAGGAGAAAGGAAGCGGGGGCAGATCGGACAGGTCGAGGGCCGAGAAAAGGCCAAGCCGCATGGACAGGATACGCTCCTCGCTCTCGGAAAGGCCGAAGTTCATGAATCTGCCGAGTCGCCCGAGGCTCTCTTTGCCGGACAGGTCGAAATTCCACTTGCCCGAGCGGCCGAGATTCAATTTCTCGGAGAAGGCGAGATTCCAGCTGCCCGACAGAGCGAGGTTCAACATCAAGCGGCCCAACATACGCTTGCCCAGCGCCCTCACCCGCTCCGCCAAGAGATCCCCCCCCGCGCACGAGCAGCGCTCCACCGAGTCAACCATCGGCTCGCGAAAGAACATCTTCGACTTTTCCGCGTATCCGAGAATATTCGACAAGAGGTCGAGGAACAAGGGCGAGTACGCGACCTCCACGCCCAAAGAGTCGAGGGCGCAGTCGGCGGAGAGCGCCACGTTTCCACGGGTGCGGAAAAAGAGCGACGGGTTGAAGTGGGCTCGAGGCTTCGACAAGACCGCGAGCTACGGCGACGAGCAGCGACGCTCGAGCGAAGAAACCGCCGCGGAGAGATCCGAACCGTGGCGATACCCCTCCATGGAGGAGCCCAGGTTGTCGATGAGCGAAGGGGGGGCGGTCGCCATACCGTGGGAGGAGAGGCGCGGAGAAGACGAAGAGTTTCAATACATGGACTACGAGCAGGAATCCCCGGAAACGTCGGACCGTCAGACGCCGCATCTTCCTACGTCGGATGCTTCGAGAACGGAGGAGGAATCGTACACGAGCAAGTTGAAGTCGTATCGGCacggagaagaggaggaggaggaggaagatgcGGAAAAACGAGCGGAAGGCGAGTGGAAAGCGGAGAAGGAGATACGCAGAGAGGATTTCAGACCCGTTCCAAGGTCCAGATCCTTGGAGGAGGTTCTGCACACCAGGGAAGAGGCAAGGTACGAAGAAACATTCACAGCCGTGGATCCGAGAAGATACGGAGTGCACAAGACGCcgtcggaggaggaggaatacgAGGAAGAGATGGACGAAGACGAGGAGCCCGAACCGTTGTCCGTTCAATCGGACAGGGAGCAGCAGCACTCGAGCAGCAGCTCCTGCGAACGACGACGCCACGGAGTGATCGAGGAGATCGATTCCGACGAATTCTTCCTACGGGAAAGCGGGCTCAGCCAGGGCGACATGAATTTCGGGAAATACTTGACGGGCGAGATCAGAGACGCTTTGAGGCCGGAGAGAAACGTTCTGGCCGACGAGGAAATGGTGCCGATCCCACCGAGACGCCCCGCGAGAAACAGATCactaagaaaggaaaaagaacgtTCCACGGAATCGTACGATGTTACGCCACCTATCAGGCCGAACAGGGCTCGTCGAAGCGAATCCACGGACGAGCAGGTGTTCCGCGATCGAACCAGAAGCGATTCCAGACACAGAGTGGTCTATCAGACGGAGGGAGAGCCGGCCGAACTTCCTGTGGAGCCGTTGGACGACATCGTGGTACTGAAGCCTGTACGCAGAAAGTCGAGATCCTTGCAGCGTAGCCAATCGCAACTCGCGGCTGATTTTCCTCGCCCGCCGTCGCCGACGCCCCCTGTGGCGCCCTCTCGTAGAAAACGGTCGCGAAAAGAGCCTGAACGGAGGAACGGCGAACTAGTAGAGGCTGCGATTTGCAACGGACATGCCGAGTGGGCCGGCGATGCCGGGAAGCCCGTCGTTTCGTCGTCGCTGTCTAAAATGTATAGTGTTCGGTTAGACGGGCAAGAAGAAGAGGTGTACATGGCTGAAGAGATCATGGCAACGAGCGAAGAGAATATTCGGAAATTGGCGACCAGGCTTGGAGAGGAAGAATACATGGAACCGGCCCCGGTCCCGCCGAAAAGAAGATCCAGATCCAGGGGCACCTCGGTCGCTTTGGACGAGGACAGGACGTCTCATGGCGCGGAATCGTTGCCAGAAGCCGGTTACGCGGAGGAGGATATTCCGCGGGACGACGCAGAGTCGTTTGAAAAGGAATTAACAGGTTACGCCGTTATAGAGAAACGGGAGAAACCGCCCAGACCGCCGCCACCAAGGAGGAAAAGAGACAAGTTTGCCACTGCTCCTAGATCGAACGCACCTAAACGTCCCCAAAGAGCGTACAGTACGCTTGGCCCAGCCAGATCCAACGAAAGTAACATAATACTGACGGACGACACGTATGATGTGACTTTGCAAGCGACCGAGTCCACTCCTTACATAGAAATCGATTCTGATGATGGAGAGCACAAAGATCTGCGTAGCAGCGAGGTTTTGAGTAAGATGCAGGGACGACCGTTGCCAGCGCCACCTAGGCCACCCAGATCCAAAAAGGACAAATCGATGGAGCGATCCACTCGTGAGCTGAGAGAAGAAATCGCCATGGAAACAACCACTGCCACACAAACCGATCCTTTGCCCGATGACGTGGTGATAGAAGAGGAAGTGACGCAAGCGAAATTGATCGTGGCGCCATCTATCTCAGGCTCGCAGATCATGGTCTCCACGGAGAGAATACCAAGCCCGTCGAGCATGGGGGGTACACCACCTGTTCCTCCCCTGCCAATATCGCAGAGACTGCGTAAAGATGAACAACAATCGGAACCGGCTTACGATACCGTTTCGTTAAAATCTCCATCGCCGTCCAAAGAGATTCAAGCTCTCGAGGATAGACATTTATCCGCGCCACATTTGGGTGAGCCAATCCACGAACAGGAACCGCATCTAAAATCTATTCGATCCGCCCTGTTTTCAGACGAGCCTGTGAGGATCTCCAACTTGGAAGTCGGGGACTTGAGAGTGGATCGTCTTAGCGTTTCTCAGATAGAGGCTAGTAAGATCGTTGCATCCGAAGTGGACGCGTTGGTCGTTACCGCATCCGAATTGAAGAACATAGAAGGCATGGGGGAGAGTCTGTCTCCTTCCATTATTAGGGAGTTGATGGCAATCAGAAGTCATTTGGAGACCGTGACCGCCTTCAGAATACAAGGTCAGAGAGAAGAGAGCAAAGCGATCGAGGCGGAACAGAAGACAGCAGACATTCCTGTTGCAGAGGGGCAAAGCGTGGAACGGAAACTAGACGAAGAGACGATTGTTCGAGAAATTGgcgaaggagaggagaagCCAAAGAGCGAGGATCAAAAGGTTGTTAAAAGAGAAGTAATCCAGATAAAGGACATACCAAGTACACGCACACTATCAATCGCGCAAGTAGAGAACAAAGAGTCGATACACGCACTAACAATCTCGCAAGTAGAATCGAGCGACAAAGATATTCCTAGTACACAATCATTTTCCGATGTTCAAAACATTCAAGATAAGTCCTTACGAATTTTAGATACAGAAAGACCTGTTTCATTGAGCACGGGCACAGCTAAGGAATTCAACATAAAAGAATCCCATGTTTCACGTCCTCCCTTTGTAACAACCACCCTGGAAGAGAGCACCGAGTTGAGATTATCTTCGGATCGTGTGTTCGAAGCTAGCGATGAACCAATTGATCCAACCTTCGACTGGAAACCGCCAGAATTCCGCGAATTTCCGACGTTAGAGAGGAAAGACGAGGAAACATCGAGCGAGATTAGCGAAAAAAAGACTCGAAAATCGAGATCCAGATCGCCATCCCCTATAAATATCTCTCGAACACGGCAGACCGCTTCCCCGGTTCGATCGTTACCACCGGTCATCTCGGTCACACCGGACACACCAGACAGTGTCACGAGTCGCGGCACTAGCAGCGAAATACAGCCGCAACGTGCTGTAATCTCTTACACGTCGTTCACGGATCAATCAGACAGAGAAAGCCAAAGAGAATCGTCTCATTCGCCCTCTTGCTTTGCGTTAGAAGGAACTCATCTCATCGCATTTCCAGCATCGCAAATTCCTTCACAGTTTTTCTCTTTGGCCAGCCATCGAACCGATACCGAACCAAGTATTACAGATAGTACCAGACAATTGATCAGGGTACTTCGATTAGCTGGTTTAAGAGCAATGAGGCATTTTGTGAATTATATGGCAACCATGGTAGGCAATGAAGAGTCACGGGAAAAGATCAGAGAAGTGGAATTAACGTTGTGCGCGTTATTGCTCCTGGTCGCAggtttattgatattttatttcagcaATCCTCGAACGATAACGCATCATCATCATTGGGACTATTTTAATCCGCCAAAATAA
- the LOC107999356 gene encoding uncharacterized protein LOC107999356 isoform X2, with protein sequence MEPEQRGRTSRASSTSSLGREVRCGCQYYQSDSLLPERRALLGRPPSRTMQQPPAVRCSEHEYEPIAPPSSSPKPATAPVVRITDTDVVPVADSDDSIDDRARLPPELTRAGDVVLPLDGKIEDTAMEARELVETGDTSEELETPQQLQERLEERFLNAATPATDSRTDGEVNTSQVDSLALEELPLRRGARGLPQKLKTQAGKLRSRLRNIQRPTFAFSDRHKQEKGSGGRSDRSRAEKRPSRMDRIRSSLSERPKFMNLPSRPRLSLPDRSKFHLPERPRFNFSEKARFQLPDRARFNIKRPNIRLPSALTRSAKRSPPAHEQRSTESTIGSRKNIFDFSAYPRIFDKRSRNKGEYATSTPKESRAQSAESATFPRVRKKSDGLKWARGFDKTASYGDEQRRSSEETAAERSEPWRYPSMEEPRLSMSEGGAVAIPWEERRGEDEEFQYMDYEQESPETSDRQTPHLPTSDASRTEEESYTSKLKSYRHGEEEEEEEDAEKRAEGEWKAEKEIRREDFRPVPRSRSLEEVLHTREEARYEETFTAVDPRRYGVHKTPSEEEEYEEEMDEDEEPEPLSVQSDREQQHSSSSSCERRRHGVIEEIDSDEFFLRESGLSQGDMNFGKYLTGEIRDALRPERNVLADEEMVPIPPRRPARNRSLRKEKERSTESYDVTPPIRPNRARRSESTDEQVFRDRTRSDSRHRVVYQTEGEPAELPVEPLDDIVVLKPVRRKSRSLQRSQSQLAADFPRPPSPTPPVAPSRRKRSRKEPERRNGELVEAAICNGHAEWAGDAGKPVVSSSLSKMYSVRLDGQEEEVYMAEEIMATSEENIRKLATRLGEEEYMEPAPVPPKRRSRSRGTSVALDEDRTSHGAESLPEAGYAEEDIPRDDAESFEKELTGYAVIEKREKPPRPPPPRRKRDKFATAPRSNAPKRPQRAYSTLGPARSNESNIILTDDTYDVTLQATESTPYIEIDSDDGEHKDLRSSEVLSKMQGRPLPAPPRPPRSKKDKSMERSTRELREEIAMETTTATQTDPLPDDVVIEEEVTQAKLIVAPSISGSQIMVSTERIPSPSSMGGTPPVPPLPISQRLRKDEQQSEPAYDTVSLKSPSPSKEIQALEDRHLSAPHLDEPVRISNLEVGDLRVDRLSVSQIEASKIVASEVDALVVTASELKNIEGMGESLSPSIIRELMAIRSHLETVTAFRIQGQREESKAIEAEQKTADIPVAEGQSVERKLDEETIVREIGEGEEKPKSEDQKVVKREVIQIKDIPSTRTLSIAQVENKESIHALTISQVESSDKDIPSTQSFSDVQNIQDKSLRILDTERPVSLSTGTAKEFNIKESHVSRPPFVTTTLEESTELRLSSDRVFEASDEPIDPTFDWKPPEFREFPTLERKDEETSSEISEKKTRKSRSRSPSPINISRTRQTASPVRSLPPVISVTPDTPDSVTSRGTSSEIQPQRAVISYTSFTDQSDRESQRESSHSPSCFALEGTHLIAFPASQIPSQFFSLASHRTDTEPSITDSTRQLIRVLRLAGLRAMRHFVNYMATMVGNEESREKIREVELTLCALLLLVAGLLIFYFSNPRTITHHHHWDYFNPPK encoded by the exons ATGGAGCCGGAGCAACGTGGACGCACCTCGCGAGCGTCGTCGACGTCGAGCCTCGGCCGCGAGGTCCGTTGTGGCTGTCAGTACTACCAGAGCGACTCGCTTCTGCCGGAACGACGTGCTCTCCTCGGTAGACCGCCGTCCAGGACGATGCAGCAGCCACCTGCGGTCCGCTGCAG CGAGCACGAGTACGAACCGATCGCACcgccgtcgtcgtcgccgAAGCCGGCGACGGCGCCTGTCGTGCGAATCACCGACACGGATGTGGTGCCCGTCGCTGACAGCGACGACAGCATCGACGACCGGGCACGGCTACCTCCGGAGCTGACACGAGCCGGCGATGTTGTCCTTCCGTTGGACGGCAAAATCGAGGACACCGCGATGGAGGCTCGCGAGCTCGTCGAGACTGGCGACACCTCCGAGGAGCTGGAGACCCCGCAGCAGTTGCAAGAACGTCTCGAGGAGCGTTTCTTGAACGCCGCCACCCCGGCCACCGACTCCAGGACCGACGGCGAGGTCAACACCAGTCAA GTAGACTCGTTGGCGTTGGAGGAGCTTCCCCTTCGTCGGGGCGCCCGTGGCCTGCCCCAAAAGTTGAAAACGCAGGCTGGCAAGCTACGCTCCCGTCTGAGAAACATCCAACGGCCGACGTTCGCGTTCTCCGACCGACACAAGCAGGAGAAAGGAAGCGGGGGCAGATCGGACAGGTCGAGGGCCGAGAAAAGGCCAAGCCGCATGGACAGGATACGCTCCTCGCTCTCGGAAAGGCCGAAGTTCATGAATCTGCCGAGTCGCCCGAGGCTCTCTTTGCCGGACAGGTCGAAATTCCACTTGCCCGAGCGGCCGAGATTCAATTTCTCGGAGAAGGCGAGATTCCAGCTGCCCGACAGAGCGAGGTTCAACATCAAGCGGCCCAACATACGCTTGCCCAGCGCCCTCACCCGCTCCGCCAAGAGATCCCCCCCCGCGCACGAGCAGCGCTCCACCGAGTCAACCATCGGCTCGCGAAAGAACATCTTCGACTTTTCCGCGTATCCGAGAATATTCGACAAGAGGTCGAGGAACAAGGGCGAGTACGCGACCTCCACGCCCAAAGAGTCGAGGGCGCAGTCGGCGGAGAGCGCCACGTTTCCACGGGTGCGGAAAAAGAGCGACGGGTTGAAGTGGGCTCGAGGCTTCGACAAGACCGCGAGCTACGGCGACGAGCAGCGACGCTCGAGCGAAGAAACCGCCGCGGAGAGATCCGAACCGTGGCGATACCCCTCCATGGAGGAGCCCAGGTTGTCGATGAGCGAAGGGGGGGCGGTCGCCATACCGTGGGAGGAGAGGCGCGGAGAAGACGAAGAGTTTCAATACATGGACTACGAGCAGGAATCCCCGGAAACGTCGGACCGTCAGACGCCGCATCTTCCTACGTCGGATGCTTCGAGAACGGAGGAGGAATCGTACACGAGCAAGTTGAAGTCGTATCGGCacggagaagaggaggaggaggaggaagatgcGGAAAAACGAGCGGAAGGCGAGTGGAAAGCGGAGAAGGAGATACGCAGAGAGGATTTCAGACCCGTTCCAAGGTCCAGATCCTTGGAGGAGGTTCTGCACACCAGGGAAGAGGCAAGGTACGAAGAAACATTCACAGCCGTGGATCCGAGAAGATACGGAGTGCACAAGACGCcgtcggaggaggaggaatacgAGGAAGAGATGGACGAAGACGAGGAGCCCGAACCGTTGTCCGTTCAATCGGACAGGGAGCAGCAGCACTCGAGCAGCAGCTCCTGCGAACGACGACGCCACGGAGTGATCGAGGAGATCGATTCCGACGAATTCTTCCTACGGGAAAGCGGGCTCAGCCAGGGCGACATGAATTTCGGGAAATACTTGACGGGCGAGATCAGAGACGCTTTGAGGCCGGAGAGAAACGTTCTGGCCGACGAGGAAATGGTGCCGATCCCACCGAGACGCCCCGCGAGAAACAGATCactaagaaaggaaaaagaacgtTCCACGGAATCGTACGATGTTACGCCACCTATCAGGCCGAACAGGGCTCGTCGAAGCGAATCCACGGACGAGCAGGTGTTCCGCGATCGAACCAGAAGCGATTCCAGACACAGAGTGGTCTATCAGACGGAGGGAGAGCCGGCCGAACTTCCTGTGGAGCCGTTGGACGACATCGTGGTACTGAAGCCTGTACGCAGAAAGTCGAGATCCTTGCAGCGTAGCCAATCGCAACTCGCGGCTGATTTTCCTCGCCCGCCGTCGCCGACGCCCCCTGTGGCGCCCTCTCGTAGAAAACGGTCGCGAAAAGAGCCTGAACGGAGGAACGGCGAACTAGTAGAGGCTGCGATTTGCAACGGACATGCCGAGTGGGCCGGCGATGCCGGGAAGCCCGTCGTTTCGTCGTCGCTGTCTAAAATGTATAGTGTTCGGTTAGACGGGCAAGAAGAAGAGGTGTACATGGCTGAAGAGATCATGGCAACGAGCGAAGAGAATATTCGGAAATTGGCGACCAGGCTTGGAGAGGAAGAATACATGGAACCGGCCCCGGTCCCGCCGAAAAGAAGATCCAGATCCAGGGGCACCTCGGTCGCTTTGGACGAGGACAGGACGTCTCATGGCGCGGAATCGTTGCCAGAAGCCGGTTACGCGGAGGAGGATATTCCGCGGGACGACGCAGAGTCGTTTGAAAAGGAATTAACAGGTTACGCCGTTATAGAGAAACGGGAGAAACCGCCCAGACCGCCGCCACCAAGGAGGAAAAGAGACAAGTTTGCCACTGCTCCTAGATCGAACGCACCTAAACGTCCCCAAAGAGCGTACAGTACGCTTGGCCCAGCCAGATCCAACGAAAGTAACATAATACTGACGGACGACACGTATGATGTGACTTTGCAAGCGACCGAGTCCACTCCTTACATAGAAATCGATTCTGATGATGGAGAGCACAAAGATCTGCGTAGCAGCGAGGTTTTGAGTAAGATGCAGGGACGACCGTTGCCAGCGCCACCTAGGCCACCCAGATCCAAAAAGGACAAATCGATGGAGCGATCCACTCGTGAGCTGAGAGAAGAAATCGCCATGGAAACAACCACTGCCACACAAACCGATCCTTTGCCCGATGACGTGGTGATAGAAGAGGAAGTGACGCAAGCGAAATTGATCGTGGCGCCATCTATCTCAGGCTCGCAGATCATGGTCTCCACGGAGAGAATACCAAGCCCGTCGAGCATGGGGGGTACACCACCTGTTCCTCCCCTGCCAATATCGCAGAGACTGCGTAAAGATGAACAACAATCGGAACCGGCTTACGATACCGTTTCGTTAAAATCTCCATCGCCGTCCAAAGAGATTCAAGCTCTCGAGGATAGACATTTATCCGCGCCACATTTGG ACGAGCCTGTGAGGATCTCCAACTTGGAAGTCGGGGACTTGAGAGTGGATCGTCTTAGCGTTTCTCAGATAGAGGCTAGTAAGATCGTTGCATCCGAAGTGGACGCGTTGGTCGTTACCGCATCCGAATTGAAGAACATAGAAGGCATGGGGGAGAGTCTGTCTCCTTCCATTATTAGGGAGTTGATGGCAATCAGAAGTCATTTGGAGACCGTGACCGCCTTCAGAATACAAGGTCAGAGAGAAGAGAGCAAAGCGATCGAGGCGGAACAGAAGACAGCAGACATTCCTGTTGCAGAGGGGCAAAGCGTGGAACGGAAACTAGACGAAGAGACGATTGTTCGAGAAATTGgcgaaggagaggagaagCCAAAGAGCGAGGATCAAAAGGTTGTTAAAAGAGAAGTAATCCAGATAAAGGACATACCAAGTACACGCACACTATCAATCGCGCAAGTAGAGAACAAAGAGTCGATACACGCACTAACAATCTCGCAAGTAGAATCGAGCGACAAAGATATTCCTAGTACACAATCATTTTCCGATGTTCAAAACATTCAAGATAAGTCCTTACGAATTTTAGATACAGAAAGACCTGTTTCATTGAGCACGGGCACAGCTAAGGAATTCAACATAAAAGAATCCCATGTTTCACGTCCTCCCTTTGTAACAACCACCCTGGAAGAGAGCACCGAGTTGAGATTATCTTCGGATCGTGTGTTCGAAGCTAGCGATGAACCAATTGATCCAACCTTCGACTGGAAACCGCCAGAATTCCGCGAATTTCCGACGTTAGAGAGGAAAGACGAGGAAACATCGAGCGAGATTAGCGAAAAAAAGACTCGAAAATCGAGATCCAGATCGCCATCCCCTATAAATATCTCTCGAACACGGCAGACCGCTTCCCCGGTTCGATCGTTACCACCGGTCATCTCGGTCACACCGGACACACCAGACAGTGTCACGAGTCGCGGCACTAGCAGCGAAATACAGCCGCAACGTGCTGTAATCTCTTACACGTCGTTCACGGATCAATCAGACAGAGAAAGCCAAAGAGAATCGTCTCATTCGCCCTCTTGCTTTGCGTTAGAAGGAACTCATCTCATCGCATTTCCAGCATCGCAAATTCCTTCACAGTTTTTCTCTTTGGCCAGCCATCGAACCGATACCGAACCAAGTATTACAGATAGTACCAGACAATTGATCAGGGTACTTCGATTAGCTGGTTTAAGAGCAATGAGGCATTTTGTGAATTATATGGCAACCATGGTAGGCAATGAAGAGTCACGGGAAAAGATCAGAGAAGTGGAATTAACGTTGTGCGCGTTATTGCTCCTGGTCGCAggtttattgatattttatttcagcaATCCTCGAACGATAACGCATCATCATCATTGGGACTATTTTAATCCGCCAAAATAA